A genome region from Williamwhitmania sp. includes the following:
- the gcvT gene encoding glycine cleavage system aminomethyltransferase GcvT, which yields MKHTAFTQFHIDLGAKMASFAGYNMPIEYTGINDEHMAVREKIGVFDVSHMGEVWVKGPRAFDFVQYITSNDVAALFDGKVQYSCLPNGKGGIVDDLLVYRVNAETYLLVINAANIDKDWNWFCENAPKFGLTIGKELFNASDEICQLAVQGPLALKAMQKLTSTPIEEMEYYTFKKLDFAGIKDAILSTTGYTGSGGCEIYVSNEDGPKLWNAVFEAGKEFGIQPIGLGARDTLRLESGFCLYGNDINDTTSAIEAGLGWITKFTDHKDFIDKAILLKHKKEGVSRKLVAFEMIDKGIPRQHYPIVDIEGDTIGEVTSGTMSPMLKVGIGMGYVKTEFSKLGSEIFINVRNKNLKARVVKTPFFQK from the coding sequence ATGAAACATACCGCCTTTACCCAGTTTCATATTGACTTGGGTGCAAAAATGGCTTCGTTTGCCGGATATAACATGCCTATTGAGTATACAGGCATAAACGACGAGCACATGGCTGTCCGTGAAAAAATTGGTGTATTCGACGTTTCTCACATGGGTGAAGTTTGGGTCAAGGGTCCTCGTGCCTTCGATTTTGTGCAATACATAACCTCCAACGACGTGGCTGCGCTTTTCGATGGAAAAGTGCAGTATTCTTGCCTTCCCAACGGCAAAGGTGGCATTGTTGACGATTTGTTGGTATACCGTGTTAATGCAGAAACTTATCTTTTGGTAATTAATGCTGCGAATATTGACAAGGATTGGAATTGGTTTTGTGAGAATGCTCCTAAGTTTGGTCTAACCATTGGCAAGGAACTTTTCAATGCTTCTGACGAAATATGCCAGCTTGCAGTGCAAGGTCCTCTAGCGCTGAAGGCAATGCAGAAGTTGACCAGCACTCCCATTGAGGAGATGGAATACTATACATTTAAGAAACTTGATTTTGCCGGTATCAAAGATGCTATTCTATCTACAACTGGTTATACTGGTTCTGGCGGTTGCGAGATTTATGTTTCAAACGAGGATGGACCAAAACTCTGGAATGCAGTGTTTGAGGCAGGAAAAGAGTTTGGTATTCAGCCTATTGGCCTTGGCGCTCGCGATACACTTCGTTTGGAGTCAGGCTTTTGCCTTTATGGTAACGACATCAACGATACAACCTCTGCCATAGAAGCAGGTCTAGGATGGATTACTAAGTTCACCGATCATAAGGATTTTATCGATAAAGCTATTCTACTAAAGCATAAAAAAGAAGGGGTTAGCCGTAAGTTGGTGGCATTTGAAATGATCGACAAGGGCATTCCTCGTCAACACTACCCAATTGTAGATATTGAAGGCGATACCATCGGAGAGGTTACCTCTGGAACCATGTCGCCAATGCTAAAAGTAGGAATTGGAATGGGCTACGTGAAAACTGAGTTTTCGAAGCTTGGCTCTGAGATTTTTATTAACGTTAGGAACAAAAACCTGAAGGCAAGGGTGGTTAAGACTCCATTCTTTCAGAAATAG
- a CDS encoding Hpt domain-containing protein, with product MFQNLQFKPKLVSLAVLEELTDGSDELFLDMLKIFFLQVPVFIHDMEAANEAKDYLKLGQIAHKAKSSVATMGITNLSAKMKDFELLAKNGEETENYRGYIDLFKETCQLAIAELETIKSNL from the coding sequence ATGTTTCAGAACTTACAATTTAAACCTAAGCTTGTTAGCCTTGCCGTTCTGGAGGAACTGACCGACGGTAGCGATGAACTTTTCTTAGACATGCTTAAGATTTTCTTCTTGCAGGTTCCTGTCTTTATTCATGACATGGAGGCTGCTAATGAGGCAAAGGATTACCTTAAACTTGGTCAGATAGCCCACAAAGCAAAATCATCGGTTGCCACCATGGGTATCACAAATCTATCAGCCAAGATGAAGGATTTTGAACTTTTGGCTAAAAATGGCGAGGAAACGGAGAACTATCGAGGATACATTGACCTGTTCAAAGAAACTTGCCAGCTGGCAATTGCTGAGTTAGAAACAATAAAGTCAAACTTGTAA
- a CDS encoding STAS domain-containing protein gives MVKVEPINGVSIVTFPSVNKINVSNIGEFKDEVTALITPTSKVIIDLTGISYIDSSGFGMLLSFLRTSKTNESKLMFCCIMPDVMSLINLLQLHTVFEIHTTREGCLKNA, from the coding sequence ATGGTTAAGGTTGAACCTATTAACGGAGTTAGCATTGTGACTTTCCCAAGTGTTAACAAGATCAACGTGAGCAACATTGGTGAATTTAAGGATGAGGTTACTGCCCTCATTACCCCAACCAGCAAAGTTATCATTGATCTTACCGGCATAAGCTACATCGATAGCTCTGGATTTGGAATGCTTCTCTCCTTTTTAAGAACAAGCAAAACCAACGAAAGCAAGTTAATGTTTTGCTGCATCATGCCGGATGTTATGTCCTTGATAAATCTACTCCAGCTGCACACTGTATTTGAAATTCACACCACAAGAGAAGGCTGTTTGAAGAATGCATAG
- a CDS encoding PQ-loop repeat-containing protein, whose product MSIEVVGWLGSILFSICGLPQLVKTWKTKKVDDLSSLFLWLWFWGEILTFCYIVAGDIFVKSYHIPLYFNYAVNILIVIYLLYAKYAYKMVVIEK is encoded by the coding sequence ATGTCTATAGAAGTTGTTGGGTGGCTAGGGAGTATCCTATTTAGCATTTGTGGATTGCCACAACTTGTAAAAACATGGAAAACAAAAAAGGTTGATGACCTTAGCAGCCTCTTTTTATGGCTATGGTTTTGGGGTGAAATATTAACCTTCTGCTATATTGTTGCCGGCGATATTTTTGTAAAAAGTTACCACATCCCCCTCTATTTTAACTATGCAGTCAATATTCTAATTGTAATTTACTTGTTGTATGCCAAGTATGCATATAAAATGGTAGTGATAGAAAAATAA